One part of the Vicia villosa cultivar HV-30 ecotype Madison, WI linkage group LG6, Vvil1.0, whole genome shotgun sequence genome encodes these proteins:
- the LOC131612481 gene encoding transcription repressor OFP16-like, whose protein sequence is MPTTLRTSRRNNLKRLNYLCFSTFIQPQSPPTKSLLQQKQHQTDPNRPSLSTDTSTSTATSSIMIKNFNTLYHNHHYTTSPEPNSEPEPQPADFATAFASNRFFFSSPGRSNSIVESTSSCSSSSSSSLITTAPSDKKKPIFTGSVAVPTYSPDPYHDFRRSMQEMVEARPELMNDVKSNWDTLHELLLSYLALNPKSTHKFILGAFSDLIVTLMSFSSSNSSCSYPPPPSQIPNNGRGRGGGC, encoded by the coding sequence ATGCCAACAACACTAAGAACAAGTAGAAGAAACAACCTCAAACGCCTCAATTACCTATGTTTCTCAACTTTCATACAACCTCAATCTCCTCCTACAAAATCTCTTCTCCAACAAAAACAACACCAAACTGATCCTAACCGTCCATCACTCTCCACAGATACCTCCACCTCCACCGCCACGTCATCAATCATGATTAAAAACTTCAACACTCTCTACCACAACCACCACTACACCACCTCCCCCGAACCTAACTCCGAACCAGAACCTCAACCCGCCGACTTCGCCACCGCCTTCGCCTCCAAccgcttcttcttctcctccccCGGCCGCTCCAACTCCATCGTCGAATCCACCTCCTcatgctcctcctcctcctcctcttcatTAATCACCACCGCTCCGTCCGACAAAAAGAAACCAATTTTTACCGGAAGCGTCGCCGTGCCAACATACTCGCCGGATCCTTACCACGATTTCCGACGGTCAATGCAAGAGATGGTTGAAGCGCGACCGGAGTTGATGAACGACGTGAAATCAAATTGGGATACATTACACGAGCTTCTTCTCAGCTATCTTGCGCTTAACCCCAAGAGCACACACAAATTCATTCTCGGTGCTTTCTCTGATCTCATCGTTACTCTCATGTCATTCTCTTCTTCAAATTCTTCTTGTTCATATCCACCGCCGCCGTCGCAGATTCCCAACAATGGTCGTGGCCGTGGCGGTGGTTGTTAG